A genomic segment from Chitinivibrionales bacterium encodes:
- a CDS encoding DDE-type integrase/transposase/recombinase, translating to EGTIRYHKRKRLENKEDGRKDRYSAVSQFSTPIEIWIQEQLPTDRPKRNTILSLYRQLYDFHNFRLSYDALRRYIRKHHPEVLEKSYHVRIETPPEKLSQVDWKEKVPVQIGAMGNWVSVNFLIVLLCFSRKPAIEVREKKDAYSFLNAHHQAVKKLGGTTDYYRPDCMKTAVSIWNGRSSEMNDAYADFLKSIGAQGFPARPGAATDKGKVEKKIRDLFRDINFRRMVFRDLAHVQEYMDKKIAELCERTICPATGTTIAEAYEYERQFLQDAIEDVPMIPIATMTTKVQKGSLAWFKSNYYQIPQGFIGKRVRFIHTGATIEIYHDGELLETYRYEPGLKGMVRMSGKAAEEESRPVMRKSPPKSEKRNIALIKNSLSLRIYHTC from the coding sequence GGAGCAACTGCCCACCGACCGTCCAAAAAGAAATACAATTCTCTCATTATATCGGCAATTATATGATTTTCATAATTTCCGGCTGTCATATGACGCCTTGAGGCGGTACATCAGGAAACATCATCCGGAAGTGTTGGAAAAATCTTACCATGTTCGGATCGAGACACCGCCGGAGAAATTATCGCAGGTAGACTGGAAAGAAAAAGTTCCGGTCCAAATTGGCGCGATGGGGAATTGGGTATCCGTCAATTTTCTCATTGTTTTGTTATGTTTTTCCCGCAAGCCAGCCATTGAAGTCCGGGAGAAGAAGGACGCCTATTCTTTCCTCAACGCGCATCATCAAGCGGTGAAAAAATTGGGAGGAACGACAGACTACTATCGTCCGGATTGTATGAAAACAGCAGTCAGCATCTGGAACGGCAGGAGTTCGGAAATGAATGATGCATACGCCGATTTTCTGAAAAGCATCGGAGCACAGGGTTTTCCTGCGCGTCCTGGAGCGGCCACCGACAAGGGCAAAGTTGAAAAAAAGATACGTGATTTGTTCCGGGATATAAATTTTCGACGAATGGTTTTTCGAGACCTTGCGCATGTACAGGAATATATGGATAAGAAAATAGCCGAACTCTGTGAACGAACTATTTGTCCGGCAACCGGAACGACTATAGCGGAAGCGTATGAATATGAGCGGCAATTCCTGCAGGACGCAATCGAAGATGTTCCGATGATTCCGATAGCAACTATGACGACGAAAGTACAGAAAGGCTCATTGGCCTGGTTTAAGAGCAATTATTATCAGATACCACAAGGATTTATTGGAAAAAGGGTCCGGTTCATCCATACCGGTGCCACAATAGAAATCTATCACGACGGAGAGCTCCTTGAAACATACAGGTATGAACCTGGTCTGAAAGGAATGGTCAGGATGAGCGGGAAAGCCGCAGAAGAAGAAAGTCGGCCCGTTATGCGAAAAAGCCCCCCCAAGAGTGAGAAAAGAAATATAGCATTAATTAAAAACTCGCTAAGTTTACGTATTTATCACACTTGCTAA
- a CDS encoding addiction module toxin, HicA family, with translation MNGKELIKILENDGWILDRISGSHHILIKEGKRSIPVPVHGKKDIPIGLAKKILKQAGIERR, from the coding sequence ATGAATGGAAAAGAATTAATCAAAATCTTAGAAAACGACGGATGGATATTAGATAGAATTTCCGGCAGCCATCACATACTGATAAAAGAAGGTAAAAGATCTATACCGGTACCTGTTCATGGGAAAAAAGATATTCCAATCGGATTAGCTAAAAAAATATTAAAACAGGCCGGAATAGAGAGGAGATAA
- a CDS encoding helix-turn-helix domain-containing protein, with protein MYYYALIEKAEGNFFVSFPQFEQINTYGETIEEAIYNAEEALNGCIESDFERGFEIPGIKEITGKNYYKISIRPHIEIALQLRKIRDKKSQIELAKELGISYQAYQRLENPRRCNPTVKTLEKIAKVFNKDLEILIR; from the coding sequence ATGTATTACTATGCATTAATTGAAAAGGCTGAAGGAAATTTTTTTGTTTCATTTCCTCAGTTTGAACAAATTAATACTTACGGGGAGACAATAGAAGAAGCTATTTACAACGCAGAAGAAGCTCTAAACGGATGCATTGAATCGGATTTCGAACGAGGTTTTGAAATACCTGGAATAAAAGAAATTACAGGAAAAAATTATTATAAAATCTCAATACGCCCACATATAGAAATTGCTCTCCAACTGAGAAAAATAAGAGATAAAAAAAGTCAAATAGAATTAGCTAAGGAATTGGGAATATCCTATCAAGCATATCAACGCCTTGAAAATCCTAGAAGATGTAATCCTACAGTAAAAACCCTAGAAAAAATAGCAAAAGTTTTCAATAAAGATTTGGAAATACTAATAAGATAA
- a CDS encoding KilA-N domain-containing protein has translation MKAIDQNAFICITDIAKSKNPDHPDDLIRNWLRNRNTLELLGLWEQLHNPDFNPVEFDGIRKQAGLNSFTLTPKQWISLTRAIGLDSKTGRYGGTYAHKDIAFEFTSWVSVEFKLHLIKEFQRLKEEEQKQLGWDVKRQLTKINYRIHTNAIKQNLIPEKLSKKQVSYVYASEADVINMALFGKTARQWRNENPDKKGNIRDYANVSQLVCLANLESLNMFIRKQVNSYVMKPPLSLSY, from the coding sequence CAAAGTCCAAAAATCCTGATCATCCTGACGATTTAATCAGAAACTGGCTCAGAAACCGCAATACATTGGAACTCCTGGGGCTTTGGGAACAGCTCCACAATCCGGATTTTAATCCCGTCGAATTCGACGGGATTAGAAAGCAGGCTGGGCTAAACAGCTTCACACTCACTCCCAAGCAATGGATTTCTTTGACCAGAGCCATTGGTTTGGATTCGAAAACAGGGCGCTATGGCGGCACCTATGCACATAAGGATATTGCCTTTGAATTTACTTCCTGGGTATCAGTCGAATTTAAGCTCCACCTTATCAAAGAGTTTCAAAGGCTCAAAGAAGAAGAGCAAAAACAGCTCGGCTGGGATGTAAAACGGCAGCTTACCAAAATTAATTACCGGATTCACACCAACGCAATAAAGCAAAATCTGATCCCAGAAAAACTTTCAAAAAAGCAGGTAAGTTATGTTTATGCCTCGGAAGCCGATGTTATAAATATGGCTTTATTTGGTAAAACAGCCAGACAATGGCGTAATGAGAACCCAGACAAGAAAGGAAATATCCGGGATTACGCCAATGTATCACAGCTTGTATGCCTGGCAAACCTTGAAAGCCTGAATATGTTCATAAGAAAACAGGTAAATAGTTATGTGATGAAGCCCCCCCTCTCCTTATCTTATTAG